The Bryobacteraceae bacterium genome includes a window with the following:
- a CDS encoding glycosyl transferase family 1 — protein sequence MGGVSTARQPDRAAPPPILHVMWSFGTGGAEIRLVRLANAMPGAFRHWIVPISGIHSATTRFEPGVLWEIIEAPLKRNPASFARLIRSLRPSLVQTYNWGAFDAAAGCVLARACPLLHTEDGFSADEANGPKARRVLARRLILPFARRVVVPSLTLEKIALERYRLPRRKVARIPNGVDCLAFRPGRNDALRRELGVGVDELVIGTVGHLRPEKNYGFLLRAFAEARLESARLVIAGEGQERESLRRLASSLGLGGRVLFPGAIDPAPWYRMFDLFVMSSVTEQMPLVLLEAMASGLPALCTDAGDSAWMLDSPDLPAIVPRGDLPAYAAALKRWTADPELRREAGRRNRLRCEREFSLARMVEQWRAVYEECLGGP from the coding sequence ATGGGCGGCGTGAGCACGGCCAGGCAGCCAGACCGCGCCGCGCCGCCGCCGATCCTCCACGTCATGTGGAGCTTCGGCACCGGCGGCGCCGAAATCCGCCTCGTCCGCCTGGCCAACGCGATGCCGGGGGCCTTCCGGCACTGGATCGTCCCGATCTCCGGAATCCATTCCGCAACAACGCGGTTCGAACCCGGCGTTCTCTGGGAGATCATCGAAGCCCCGCTCAAACGCAATCCCGCCTCGTTTGCACGCCTGATCCGCAGCCTGCGTCCGTCCCTCGTGCAGACCTACAACTGGGGCGCTTTCGACGCGGCAGCCGGCTGCGTGCTGGCGCGCGCGTGCCCTCTGCTGCACACCGAAGACGGGTTCAGCGCCGACGAGGCCAATGGTCCCAAGGCCCGGCGCGTGCTCGCCCGGCGGCTGATTCTGCCGTTCGCCCGGCGCGTCGTCGTGCCGTCACTCACGCTGGAGAAAATCGCCCTCGAAAGATACCGGCTCCCGCGCCGCAAGGTGGCGAGGATTCCCAACGGCGTCGACTGCCTCGCCTTCCGTCCCGGCAGGAACGACGCTCTGCGGCGCGAGCTCGGCGTAGGCGTGGACGAACTCGTCATCGGCACCGTGGGCCATCTGCGCCCGGAGAAAAACTACGGATTCCTCCTGCGCGCGTTCGCCGAGGCGCGGCTCGAGTCCGCCCGGCTCGTGATCGCTGGAGAAGGGCAGGAGCGGGAATCCCTGCGGCGCCTGGCCTCCAGTCTCGGCCTCGGCGGGCGCGTGCTGTTTCCCGGCGCAATCGACCCGGCGCCCTGGTACCGCATGTTCGACCTGTTCGTAATGTCGTCGGTCACCGAGCAGATGCCGCTTGTGCTGCTGGAGGCGATGGCCTCGGGCCTGCCCGCGCTCTGCACGGACGCGGGCGATTCCGCCTGGATGCTGGACTCGCCGGATCTGCCCGCCATCGTGCCGCGGGGCGATCTGCCTGCCTACGCCGCGGCGCTGAAACGCTGGACGGCCGATCCAGAACTCCGCCGCGAGGCCGGCCGCAGGAACCGCCTCCGGTGCGAGCGGGAGTTTTCTCTCGCCCGGATGGTCGAACAGTGGCGCGCTGTTTACGAAGAATGCCTCGGCGGGCCGTGA
- the glnE gene encoding glutamate-ammonia-ligase adenylyltransferase, translated as MNANLAALDTVVPPEFRPGLALLLSRCADRAFVIERIRSLAAARPAEFQQILYLPFGMQALVAVFSSSRFLSGEIEQHPDWLIGILSSGSLHRVRLREEFDAELESWLSGIEGVPEPVRLAAFRRKQILRIMLRDTLGFGALAEIAEELSLLAESLLDAACARLRRALHLRHGPPPADPPQPWAFSILAAGKLGGRELNYSSDIDLIFLHTGDGLTTGPEPVTAAEFFRRLSLDITRLLGQATPEGLIYRIDLRLRPEGRHGEVCPSLDSARRYYESRARDWELQMLIKARHAAGDPGPGAALLESLQPRIYSTSLDFRAIDQMAETREQLDRKLLSRRRAPGIDVKLAPGGIRDIEFLVQCLQRLHGGRELWLRNASTLQALMRLRDKELLSGAECARLISAYQFLRTLEHRLQLEEDRQTHWLPSALDTLDRIARRMPADLLGDDPSASLLWRRLEEHLSSVRSIYDRILSAHQPAPPDASFKPPPSPAEPSADADSSRAAPPRDSNLLRFLDQRAPRFAAAVRRAPLDASAPAFDHFLERLLAHEHRLAALDADPLLASRLLDLSASSPYFTDQLARRPELLDALATAGEPAPPEEIFAAVSDASSLRRHFQAEMFRLQAESVCLQRPVFETLERVSRLADAAIAAAARLASSAAGFPRCELMVVALGRLGMAEFDLGSDADLVFILPDAHAPDLPRWTRAAESIIATLGSYTSDGIIFSVDTRLGPEGRSGALVHTESACREYFRSRAEAWEGLAWMKARAVAGPVDRATALLEELQQIDWRRYGQNARSREQLRAMRLRLEKELGAEQPLKAGPGGWYDIDFALTWLRLRGAGLFFRVLNTPARIAVLEQMGHLDSAQARFVLDAATFFRALDHALRITSGHAPSTLPRSPRQLRLLTSLLRRWLPPHLCDQPLEDELLQIQLRTRQFFDSLFL; from the coding sequence TTGAACGCCAACCTCGCCGCTCTGGACACCGTCGTCCCGCCGGAGTTCCGCCCCGGTCTCGCGCTGCTCCTCTCCCGCTGCGCGGACCGCGCCTTCGTCATCGAGCGCATCCGCTCCCTCGCCGCCGCCCGCCCCGCCGAATTCCAGCAGATCCTCTACCTGCCCTTCGGCATGCAGGCTCTTGTCGCTGTCTTTTCCTCTAGCCGCTTCCTCTCCGGTGAAATCGAACAGCACCCGGACTGGCTCATCGGAATCCTCTCTTCCGGCAGCCTCCACCGGGTCCGCCTTCGCGAGGAGTTCGACGCGGAACTCGAATCCTGGCTCTCCGGCATCGAAGGCGTCCCCGAACCCGTCCGCCTCGCCGCTTTCCGGCGGAAACAGATCCTGCGGATCATGTTGCGGGACACCCTCGGCTTCGGCGCCCTGGCCGAGATCGCCGAGGAACTCTCCCTGCTCGCCGAATCGCTCCTCGACGCCGCCTGCGCCCGCCTCCGCCGCGCGCTCCATCTCCGCCACGGCCCTCCCCCGGCGGACCCGCCCCAGCCCTGGGCCTTCTCCATCCTCGCCGCCGGCAAGCTCGGCGGCCGCGAGCTGAACTACTCCTCCGACATCGACCTCATCTTCCTCCACACTGGCGATGGCCTCACCACCGGCCCCGAGCCCGTCACCGCAGCCGAGTTCTTCCGCCGCCTCTCGCTCGACATCACCCGCCTGCTCGGCCAGGCCACCCCGGAAGGGCTCATCTACCGCATCGATCTCCGCCTCCGCCCCGAAGGCCGCCACGGCGAAGTCTGCCCTTCGCTGGACTCGGCCCGCCGCTATTACGAATCGCGCGCCCGCGACTGGGAGCTCCAGATGCTCATCAAGGCCCGCCACGCCGCCGGCGACCCCGGCCCCGGCGCCGCTCTGCTCGAATCCCTCCAGCCCCGCATTTACTCCACCTCCCTCGATTTCCGCGCCATCGACCAGATGGCCGAAACCCGCGAGCAGCTCGACCGCAAGCTCCTCTCCCGCCGCCGCGCACCCGGCATCGACGTCAAGCTCGCCCCGGGCGGCATCCGCGACATCGAGTTCCTCGTCCAGTGCCTGCAGCGCCTCCACGGCGGGCGCGAACTCTGGCTCCGCAACGCCTCCACCCTCCAGGCGCTCATGCGGCTGCGGGACAAGGAGCTCCTCTCCGGCGCCGAGTGCGCCCGCCTCATCTCCGCCTATCAGTTCCTCCGCACTCTTGAACACCGCCTCCAGCTCGAAGAGGACCGCCAGACCCACTGGCTCCCCTCCGCCCTGGATACACTCGACCGCATCGCCCGCCGCATGCCCGCCGACCTGCTCGGCGACGACCCCTCCGCCAGCCTCCTCTGGCGCCGCCTCGAGGAACATCTCTCCTCCGTCCGCTCCATCTACGACCGCATCCTTTCCGCCCATCAGCCCGCCCCGCCGGACGCCTCCTTCAAGCCCCCGCCTTCGCCCGCGGAGCCCTCCGCCGATGCGGACTCGAGCCGCGCCGCCCCTCCGCGCGATTCCAACCTCCTGCGCTTTCTCGACCAGCGCGCCCCGCGCTTCGCCGCCGCCGTGCGCCGCGCGCCCCTCGATGCCTCCGCCCCCGCCTTCGACCACTTCCTCGAACGCCTCCTCGCCCACGAACACCGCCTCGCCGCGCTCGACGCGGACCCTCTGCTCGCCTCTCGCCTCCTCGATCTCTCCGCCTCCAGCCCCTACTTCACCGATCAGCTCGCCCGCCGCCCGGAGCTGCTCGACGCCCTTGCCACAGCCGGCGAGCCGGCCCCGCCGGAAGAGATCTTCGCCGCCGTCTCTGATGCGTCCTCGCTGCGCCGCCATTTTCAGGCGGAAATGTTCCGGCTCCAGGCCGAAAGCGTCTGCCTCCAGCGGCCTGTCTTCGAGACTCTCGAGCGCGTCTCCCGCCTCGCCGATGCCGCCATCGCCGCCGCCGCCCGCCTCGCCTCCTCCGCCGCCGGTTTCCCGCGCTGCGAGCTCATGGTCGTCGCCCTCGGACGCCTCGGCATGGCCGAGTTCGATCTCGGCTCCGACGCCGACCTCGTCTTCATCCTCCCCGACGCGCACGCCCCGGATCTGCCGCGCTGGACCCGCGCCGCTGAATCCATCATCGCCACCCTCGGCTCCTACACGAGCGACGGCATCATCTTCAGCGTCGACACCCGCCTTGGCCCCGAGGGCCGCTCCGGCGCCCTCGTCCATACCGAGTCCGCCTGCCGCGAATACTTCCGCTCCCGCGCCGAAGCCTGGGAAGGCCTCGCATGGATGAAAGCCCGCGCCGTCGCCGGTCCCGTCGACCGCGCCACCGCCCTGCTCGAAGAACTCCAGCAGATCGACTGGCGCCGCTACGGCCAGAACGCCCGCTCCCGCGAGCAGCTCCGCGCCATGCGCCTCCGGCTCGAAAAGGAACTCGGCGCCGAACAGCCCCTCAAGGCCGGTCCTGGCGGCTGGTACGACATCGACTTCGCCCTCACATGGCTCCGCCTCCGCGGCGCCGGCCTGTTTTTCAGGGTGTTGAATACCCCCGCCCGCATCGCCGTCCTCGAACAGATGGGCCATCTCGATTCCGCCCAGGCGCGCTTCGTCCTCGACGCCGCCACCTTCTTTCGCGCCCTCGATCACGCCCTCCGCATCACCTCCGGCCACGCCCCTTCGACTCTGCCCCGCTCCCCCCGCCAGCTCCGCCTCCTCACGTCCCTCCTCCGCCGCTGGCTCCCTCCGCACCTCTGCGACCAGCCCCTCGAAGACGAGCTCCTCCAGATCCAGCTCCGCACCCGCCAGTTCTTCGACTCCCTCTTCCTCTGA
- a CDS encoding MOSC domain-containing protein translates to MRGVIEAVCVSPGGLPKVAIAQAFARTLGLEGDAHNHPRIHGGPDKALLLIAAESLEQLREEGFAASPGVLGENLTTRGIDFTQLAAGMRFRAGDAVIELASLRKPCRQLEFLNTRQPGAIQQRLAAQPHLAGWYARVLLPGLIRAGDIIMLTEHAV, encoded by the coding sequence ATGCGCGGCGTGATCGAAGCCGTCTGCGTCTCCCCAGGCGGGCTGCCCAAGGTCGCCATCGCCCAGGCTTTCGCTCGTACGCTCGGTCTCGAAGGCGACGCGCACAACCATCCGCGCATCCACGGCGGTCCGGACAAGGCGCTCCTTCTCATCGCCGCCGAGTCCCTCGAACAGCTGCGCGAGGAAGGCTTCGCGGCATCTCCCGGCGTGCTCGGCGAGAACCTCACCACGCGCGGCATCGACTTCACGCAGCTCGCCGCCGGCATGCGCTTCCGCGCCGGGGATGCGGTCATCGAACTCGCCAGCCTCCGCAAGCCCTGCCGCCAGCTCGAATTCCTCAACACCCGCCAGCCCGGCGCCATCCAGCAGCGTCTCGCCGCCCAGCCCCATCTCGCCGGCTGGTATGCCCGCGTCCTCCTGCCCGGCCTCATCCGCGCGGGCGATATCATCATGCTGACGGAGCACGCCGTCTGA
- a CDS encoding glutamine synthetase — protein MTPSEVLDLARQKGVRQVDIRFTDLPGLAHHISYPISQLTEASFEEGFGIDGSSIRGWAAINESDMLLIPDPATAYVDPFFDVPTLCMVGDIQDPITRQRYDRDPRWIARKAELYLLNTGIADAAYFGAEAEFFIFDNIRFDQNAHSGFYFIDAEEGRWNSAREHNNLGYRPRYKEGYFPLPPTDHYQNLRAEMVECLQSVGLEVECHHHEVATGGQAEIDIRYDTIVRAADSMMLFKYVVRNVAYRRGKTVTFMPKPIFGDNGSGMHCHQSLWKNGQPLFAGDGYAGLSQLALWYIGGLLHHARALSAIIAPTTNSYKRLVPGYEAPVNLAYSRRNRSAAIRIPMYSANPKARRIEFRPPDPSANPYLAFAAMLMAGLDGILNRIDPGEPLDKDIYDLSPEELRGVPAMPASLDEALQCLENDHEFLLRGDVFTEELIETWINYKQKNEADAVRLRPHPYEFALYYDI, from the coding sequence ATGACCCCCAGCGAAGTTCTGGATCTCGCCCGCCAGAAGGGCGTCCGCCAGGTGGATATCCGGTTCACCGACCTCCCCGGCCTGGCGCATCACATTTCCTACCCCATCAGCCAGCTCACCGAAGCCAGCTTCGAAGAAGGCTTCGGCATCGACGGCTCCAGCATCCGCGGCTGGGCTGCCATCAACGAGAGCGACATGCTCCTCATTCCCGACCCGGCCACCGCCTACGTCGATCCCTTCTTCGACGTGCCCACACTCTGCATGGTCGGCGACATCCAGGATCCCATCACCCGCCAGCGCTACGACCGCGACCCCCGCTGGATCGCCCGCAAGGCCGAACTCTACCTGCTCAACACCGGCATCGCCGACGCCGCCTACTTCGGCGCCGAGGCCGAGTTCTTCATCTTCGACAACATCCGCTTCGACCAGAACGCCCACAGCGGCTTCTACTTCATCGACGCCGAAGAAGGACGCTGGAACTCCGCCCGCGAACACAACAACCTCGGCTACCGGCCCCGCTACAAGGAAGGCTACTTCCCGCTGCCCCCGACGGACCACTACCAGAACCTCCGCGCCGAAATGGTCGAGTGCCTGCAGTCCGTCGGCCTCGAGGTCGAGTGCCACCACCATGAAGTCGCCACCGGCGGCCAGGCCGAAATCGACATCCGCTACGACACCATCGTCCGCGCCGCCGACAGCATGATGCTGTTCAAGTACGTCGTCCGCAACGTCGCCTACCGCCGCGGCAAGACGGTCACCTTCATGCCCAAGCCCATCTTCGGCGACAACGGCAGCGGCATGCACTGCCACCAGAGCCTCTGGAAGAACGGCCAGCCGCTGTTCGCGGGCGACGGCTACGCCGGTCTCAGCCAGCTCGCCCTGTGGTACATCGGCGGCCTCCTCCATCACGCCCGTGCGCTGTCGGCCATCATCGCTCCCACCACCAACTCCTACAAGCGCCTCGTGCCTGGCTACGAAGCGCCCGTCAATCTCGCCTACTCCCGCCGCAACCGCTCCGCCGCCATCCGCATCCCCATGTACTCGGCCAACCCGAAGGCCCGCCGCATCGAGTTCCGCCCGCCCGACCCCTCCGCCAATCCCTACCTCGCCTTCGCCGCCATGCTCATGGCCGGACTCGACGGCATCCTCAACCGCATCGATCCCGGCGAGCCCCTCGACAAAGACATCTACGACCTCTCGCCCGAAGAACTCCGCGGCGTGCCTGCCATGCCTGCGTCGCTCGACGAGGCTCTCCAGTGCCTCGAAAACGACCACGAGTTCCTCCTCCGCGGCGACGTCTTCACGGAAGAACTGATCGAGACCTGGATCAACTACAAGCAGAAAAACGAGGCCGATGCCGTACGGCTCCGCCCCCACCCCTACGAGTTCGCCCTCTACTACGACATCTGA
- a CDS encoding glutamine synthetase has translation MPTSSLREFLMLSYAELEELNLKAKEQRKNRVPLHVIQEERLKYLTDERRIKAVTVLFSDLEGRLHMLDYDKKFLVKNWDNLTFDGSSIRGFTAQRESDLRLAVDWPSFYWAPADIFGPGKVLVFGLVCDKDGSQYTADIRGVLKNYAEKLYQEKKYTLNAANEIEGFLFRGVDAERTYHETKKFEYVNTGGYYHSLPGDPLREFIDATAEAQRAMGFENEKDHPEVAPSQFEINYSYSDVVSAADQIQLYKLICRQIATKMGLTASFLPKPVVGVNGSGMHTNVSISQNGTNLFWDEKGEEQLSSFGWEFVDRILSHANDICLILNASVNAYRRLDPHYEAPNQIKASAVDRGSMIRIPIGNARSMRVEVRSVGPDANPYMVLYSLFRTGLEGEKAEIENLRQAERYLPDNIYDAIENFRKAAWTSTLLGEDVKGRYADLKQASADRCPRLLGTFVKTPEVQYHHEVYNQYLWSLF, from the coding sequence ATGCCCACTTCTTCATTGCGCGAATTTCTGATGCTCTCCTACGCGGAGCTGGAAGAACTGAATCTGAAAGCGAAGGAGCAGCGGAAGAACCGGGTGCCCCTGCATGTCATCCAGGAGGAGCGGCTGAAGTACCTGACCGACGAGCGGCGGATCAAGGCGGTGACGGTGCTGTTCAGCGACCTGGAAGGCCGCCTGCACATGCTCGATTACGACAAGAAGTTCCTGGTGAAGAACTGGGACAATCTGACGTTCGACGGATCGTCGATCCGCGGATTCACGGCGCAGCGGGAGAGCGATCTGAGGCTGGCGGTGGACTGGCCGTCGTTCTACTGGGCGCCGGCCGACATCTTCGGCCCCGGCAAGGTTCTGGTGTTCGGGCTGGTGTGCGACAAGGACGGCTCGCAGTACACGGCCGACATCCGCGGCGTGCTGAAGAACTACGCGGAGAAGCTGTACCAGGAGAAGAAATACACGCTGAACGCAGCCAACGAAATTGAAGGCTTCCTGTTCAGGGGCGTGGATGCGGAACGGACGTATCACGAGACGAAGAAGTTCGAGTATGTGAACACGGGCGGCTACTATCATTCGCTGCCGGGCGATCCGCTGCGTGAATTCATCGACGCGACTGCCGAAGCGCAGCGGGCGATGGGTTTCGAGAACGAGAAAGACCATCCGGAAGTGGCGCCGTCGCAGTTCGAAATCAACTACTCCTATTCGGACGTCGTGTCCGCGGCGGACCAGATCCAGCTGTACAAGCTGATCTGCCGGCAGATTGCGACGAAGATGGGGCTGACGGCGTCGTTCCTGCCGAAGCCGGTGGTGGGCGTGAACGGCAGCGGCATGCATACGAACGTCTCGATCAGCCAGAACGGGACGAACCTGTTCTGGGACGAGAAGGGCGAAGAGCAGCTGAGCTCGTTCGGCTGGGAGTTCGTGGACCGCATCCTGTCGCATGCCAACGACATCTGCCTGATCCTGAACGCGAGCGTGAACGCCTACCGGCGTCTGGATCCGCACTACGAGGCGCCGAACCAGATCAAGGCGTCGGCGGTGGACCGCGGCTCGATGATCCGCATTCCGATCGGCAACGCGCGCAGCATGCGCGTGGAAGTGCGGTCGGTGGGGCCGGACGCCAACCCCTACATGGTGCTGTACTCGCTGTTCCGCACGGGGCTGGAAGGCGAGAAGGCGGAGATCGAGAACCTGCGTCAGGCGGAGCGGTATCTGCCGGACAACATCTACGACGCGATCGAGAACTTCCGGAAAGCGGCCTGGACCAGCACGCTGCTGGGCGAGGACGTGAAGGGGCGCTACGCCGACCTGAAGCAGGCCAGCGCCGACCGGTGCCCGAGACTGCTGGGGACGTTTGTGAAGACGCCCGAAGTGCAGTACCACCACGAGGTGTACAACCAGTATCTGTGGAGCCTGTTCTAG
- a CDS encoding dihydrolipoamide acetyltransferase component of pyruvate dehydrogenase complex: protein MADVVMPQMGESIVEGTLTKWLKKVGDRVERDEPLFEISTDKVDTEIPSPAAGVLAEIFVQEGATVAINTVVARISAEGEAPAPAPAPAAAAEPPAPAPAPAPAAAAPPPAPAPAPAPAEPEEALGPISPLVRKMAREHNIDLREVKGTGAGGRITKQDVENYLAARQAPAAPAAAPAPAAAPAPAPAPAAAAPAAQPAPLPRVEPARVRIEPMSIMRQKIAEHMIHSKHTSAHVTTVHRVDMTRIARLRERIKGDFQQRYGFSLTFLPFIVRATAEALRAFPIFNASIEGANILYYNEINIGIAVALDNGLIVPVIQNADEKNIVGLQRAIVDLAARARSKQLKPQEVQGGTFSITNFGSFGSLFATPVINQPQVAILGVGAVEKMPVVIEGDAIAIRHMAHLALTFDHRLIDGALADQFCQKVKAILENWSEDVL, encoded by the coding sequence ATGGCTGATGTCGTGATGCCGCAGATGGGCGAAAGCATCGTCGAAGGCACTCTTACCAAGTGGCTCAAGAAGGTCGGCGACCGCGTCGAACGCGACGAGCCGCTGTTTGAAATTTCCACCGACAAGGTCGATACCGAAATCCCTTCTCCCGCCGCCGGCGTGCTCGCTGAGATCTTCGTGCAGGAAGGCGCCACCGTGGCCATCAACACCGTCGTGGCCCGCATCAGCGCCGAAGGCGAAGCCCCGGCGCCCGCCCCCGCTCCTGCCGCCGCCGCCGAGCCCCCGGCGCCGGCGCCCGCCCCCGCTCCCGCGGCCGCTGCCCCGCCTCCGGCGCCCGCGCCCGCCCCCGCCCCGGCGGAGCCCGAAGAGGCCCTCGGCCCCATCTCGCCCCTCGTGCGCAAAATGGCCCGCGAGCACAACATCGACCTGCGCGAGGTGAAAGGCACCGGCGCCGGCGGACGCATCACCAAACAGGACGTCGAAAACTACCTCGCCGCACGCCAGGCGCCCGCAGCCCCGGCGGCCGCTCCCGCCCCTGCCGCCGCTCCGGCGCCCGCGCCGGCTCCTGCAGCGGCGGCCCCGGCCGCTCAGCCCGCTCCTCTGCCGCGCGTCGAACCCGCCAGGGTCCGCATCGAGCCCATGTCGATCATGCGGCAGAAGATCGCCGAGCACATGATCCACTCCAAGCACACGTCGGCCCATGTCACCACGGTCCACCGCGTCGACATGACCCGCATCGCCCGGCTGCGCGAACGCATCAAGGGAGACTTCCAGCAGCGCTACGGCTTCTCGCTCACCTTCCTCCCCTTCATCGTCCGTGCGACGGCCGAAGCCCTGCGCGCCTTCCCCATCTTCAACGCCTCCATTGAAGGCGCCAACATCCTCTACTACAACGAAATCAACATCGGCATCGCCGTCGCTCTCGACAACGGCCTCATCGTCCCCGTCATCCAGAACGCGGACGAGAAGAACATCGTCGGCCTTCAGCGCGCCATCGTCGATCTCGCCGCCCGCGCCCGCTCCAAGCAGCTCAAGCCGCAGGAGGTCCAGGGCGGCACGTTCTCCATCACCAACTTCGGCAGCTTCGGCTCGCTGTTCGCCACGCCTGTGATCAACCAGCCGCAGGTGGCCATCCTTGGCGTCGGCGCGGTCGAAAAAATGCCCGTGGTCATCGAGGGCGACGCCATCGCCATCCGCCACATGGCCCATCTCGCCCTCACCTTCGACCACCGTCTCATCGACGGCGCGCTCGCCGATCAGTTCTGCCAGAAGGTGAAGGCCATCCTCGAAAACTGGAGCGAGGACGTCCTCTGA
- the lipB gene encoding octanoyltransferase yields the protein MRNFVVRELGLVPYAEAWQLQKELERRRKAGEIPDHLLLLEHPHVLTLGRNGRQEHLLMSRERLAQLGIEYFEIDRGGDITYHGPGQIVGYPIIDLRDWKRDVVAYVRGIEETVIRALRRFGIDSWREPGATGVWTSAGKICAIGVHISRWVTTHGFALNWTTDLKYYQYIVPCGLPRPVASMELLGVRPEREQIHRALIEEFAQVFQYDPAPALAGVRN from the coding sequence ATGCGTAACTTCGTCGTCCGCGAGCTCGGCCTCGTCCCCTACGCCGAGGCGTGGCAGCTGCAGAAGGAGCTTGAGCGCCGCCGCAAGGCCGGCGAGATCCCGGACCATCTGCTGCTCCTCGAGCACCCTCATGTGCTCACCCTCGGCCGCAACGGGCGGCAGGAGCATCTGCTGATGAGCCGCGAGCGCCTCGCCCAGCTCGGGATCGAATACTTCGAGATCGACCGCGGCGGCGACATCACCTACCACGGTCCCGGCCAGATCGTCGGCTACCCGATCATTGATCTCAGAGACTGGAAACGCGACGTCGTCGCCTACGTGCGCGGCATCGAAGAAACTGTGATCCGCGCCCTCCGCCGCTTCGGCATCGATTCCTGGCGCGAGCCCGGCGCCACCGGCGTCTGGACCTCCGCCGGCAAGATCTGCGCCATCGGCGTGCATATCTCCCGCTGGGTCACCACCCACGGCTTCGCCCTGAACTGGACCACGGATCTGAAATACTACCAGTACATCGTCCCCTGCGGACTGCCCAGGCCCGTCGCGTCGATGGAATTGCTCGGCGTCCGCCCGGAGCGCGAGCAGATCCACAGGGCGCTCATTGAAGAGTTCGCTCAGGTTTTTCAGTACGACCCGGCGCCTGCCCTCGCCGGCGTCCGCAACTAG
- a CDS encoding dihydrolipoyl dehydrogenase produces MPDVTLKKMAYDVLVIGSGPGGYSAAIRAGQYGLKTALIEKDPYLGGTCLHVGCIPTKALLHTAEVWDYFRNPAAQGIACDNPRLDYPKVLERKSKIVSTHAKGIEFLMKKNKVEVIRGYGRLLGRGRVEVLSGNESRTLEAKNIILATGSEARMLPGLAPDQKTIVTNVEILARTEVPRSLLVIGAGAVGVEFASIFKRFGADVTIFEMLPRLVPVEDEEVSKELERQFRKQGIACETGARVQNVERTENGARIEVQLSSGKVQQYEAEMLLVAVGRKPNTENVGLENTRAELDRGFVRVDDYQRTAEPGLYAIGDIVAGTPQLAHVATMEGLVAVGHIAGKNPRPIHKNRIPGATYTEPGIGSVGLTEKQAREQGYDVKVGKFPFAGNSKASILGSHGGFVKVVADARYGEILGVHIIGPHGYELIAEAVAAMEAEATVETMMSTIHAHPTLYEAVGEAFNSVYGLAINA; encoded by the coding sequence ATGCCGGATGTTACACTGAAGAAGATGGCCTACGACGTCCTCGTCATCGGCAGCGGGCCCGGGGGCTATTCCGCCGCCATTCGCGCCGGTCAATACGGGCTGAAGACCGCCCTCATCGAAAAAGATCCCTACCTCGGCGGCACCTGCCTCCACGTCGGCTGCATCCCCACCAAGGCGCTGCTCCATACGGCGGAGGTCTGGGATTACTTCCGCAACCCGGCCGCCCAGGGCATCGCCTGCGACAACCCCCGCCTCGACTACCCCAAAGTGCTCGAGCGCAAATCGAAGATCGTCTCGACCCACGCCAAAGGCATCGAGTTCCTCATGAAGAAAAACAAGGTCGAGGTGATCCGCGGCTACGGCCGGCTCCTCGGCCGCGGGCGCGTCGAAGTCCTCTCCGGCAACGAGTCGCGCACGCTCGAGGCGAAGAACATCATCCTCGCCACCGGCAGCGAGGCCCGCATGCTGCCCGGTCTCGCGCCCGACCAGAAGACCATCGTCACCAACGTCGAGATCCTCGCCCGCACGGAAGTCCCCAGGAGCCTGCTCGTCATCGGCGCCGGCGCCGTGGGCGTCGAGTTCGCCTCCATCTTCAAACGCTTCGGCGCGGACGTCACCATCTTCGAAATGCTCCCGCGCCTCGTGCCCGTGGAAGACGAGGAAGTCAGCAAGGAGCTCGAGCGCCAGTTCAGGAAGCAGGGCATCGCCTGCGAGACCGGCGCCCGCGTCCAGAACGTCGAGCGCACGGAAAACGGCGCACGCATCGAAGTACAGCTCTCCAGCGGCAAGGTGCAGCAGTACGAAGCCGAGATGCTGCTCGTCGCCGTCGGCCGCAAGCCGAATACGGAAAACGTCGGCCTCGAAAACACCCGCGCCGAACTCGACCGCGGCTTCGTCCGGGTGGATGACTATCAGCGCACCGCCGAGCCCGGACTGTACGCCATCGGCGACATCGTCGCCGGAACCCCGCAGCTGGCCCACGTCGCCACCATGGAGGGCCTTGTCGCCGTCGGCCACATCGCCGGCAAGAACCCGCGGCCGATTCACAAGAACCGCATCCCCGGCGCCACCTACACCGAGCCCGGCATCGGCAGCGTCGGCCTGACGGAGAAACAGGCCCGCGAGCAGGGCTACGACGTCAAGGTCGGCAAATTCCCCTTCGCCGGCAACTCCAAGGCTTCCATCCTCGGCAGCCACGGAGGATTCGTCAAAGTCGTCGCCGACGCCCGCTACGGCGAGATCCTCGGCGTCCACATCATCGGCCCCCACGGCTACGAACTCATCGCCGAGGCCGTCGCCGCCATGGAAGCCGAAGCCACCGTCGAAACGATGATGTCCACCATCCACGCCCACCCCACTCTCTACGAAGCGGTGGGCGAGGCGTTCAACAGCGTCTACGGCCTGGCCATCAATGCGTAA